From the genome of Solanum pennellii chromosome 6, SPENNV200:
GAATAACAGGAGTTATTCATTTGGCTTTACCCTACTTGTCTGTAGATCAGCTAGTTTGCGCTCTAGTTTTTCGTTGATCTTTTCTACCCCTATCTCTATGAGGAATCGAGGGGAGTCAATTCTGAGATTAACAAAGTTGAAACGTACAATTGAATTTTATTCAACATAAAACAACAAACAGGATCAGTAACAGCTAATGAAGGAGGATCCTGTTGTGTTTCCAGTCATTGACAACAAATTCAAGACCAAGTTTTCATCGATCTAGAGCAAAAACAAGTGgaataacaattcaatacaaataaACTGAAAGTAAAGATATATactgttaggaccgaaaataagcaggtgtatatgcggaagctagcaatgcaaaccttgaaagaccacgagtaagaagacaacgagaaatataccaaaagacacaaagatttaacgtggttcggtcaatcgacctacgtccacaaaggagatgagcaatccactataaatatgagagtacaaaatacagagagaaacaacctcaaccaattcactcggaatacatgggaggttcacacaagtgataatgtatcaagcttgtgacccataaattctccccctaaccaaaactctcaaagccctttagactacattgtgaatgctgattaagttagaaggaacatgcctctatttatagagtcctaaaccttttcctaccagaaaaaggattagtcaattcaaaaccttttcctaaaaggaaaacctatttatggtaagaaatttagggcaaataaaacccaacatataCTAAGTTGGAACTGTAGTAAGCTCTTACAATCCAAGAAACAGTTTATACAAGACAttctaaagaaaaaagaaagttatGCCTTGTAGCACCAGAACCAAAAGATACCTCGTAAATCACCTGGTGGGGagtaaaaaaattcacaaaggATAACAACTCCCGGAGATCCCATTTCCCACGCATAGCTGGAAATAGGAATTGTTGGCTTCAACGAGGTAGGATATGGAAGAGCTTACTCTTACACACTTACAGTGTAATAGAACTTTCATACTATCAGATCACTGGTCACTTCAAAGATAACTACAAGTAACAGTCCATAACAAGTGGGATTTGTAACCTGGAAAATAAGACAGGTCATCCTACAACAAGTGAAAATACACGAATAGTGTGATAGTCTTTTACACTGTTGgaatatataagttaaatccaATACAAGAAGGCATGTATTTGCTGCAGTTGACTTGATATATTCAACTATGCTAGAGTTATTTGCACAAAATAACTATTTCTTCTGTAACTACATTGGAATTAAAGGGTAGATGCAAATCTTTAGGAAAGAGAATGTCTCCTTTCATGTTATTCTTACTTAGATAATTCAATGAGCATGTTCATTTGTTGCCAAGACATGACATTTGTATCACAATATAAAGTTAAAACCAAAACGCGACATGGTTCTAGTAAACTGGAAAATATAATCGTACCTTACACTTGAATTGTACACAACTGAAAAAGGTAGAATACGCAAATAACATATATCTTATCATCCCTGGCAGATAAGAGCATAGAAGGAGGTAGgacacaaaaaaaaaggttcATTTGCTGGCAACTTTCATCAAGACAGCAGATTGGTCCTTCAAGAGGTGAAGGACTTGCGCCTCCTGTGTGACTTAACTTCATCTTCTATCAAAGACACTAACGAATGGCACATctgtacataaatatttatactgAAGATTGTTCCTCAACAACTAAATATCAGCATGTACTTTAATTTCCTTTTAGAAGTCCCAGTACAGAAACCAGGTAATAGCCTAATAGAATAATTTATAACCATTCACACATAACATATGTCAGCGGCAGGAGCGTTACATCTGAATGAGAGGTAAGACCAATTCTGTTCATCCTAGTCTAATCCGAACAGATATATCGAAACCAATGACTTCACTTTTTGAGAAGTAGGCAATGAACCAGGGGTAAGGCCATAAAGTACCCCAAAGTAAAGGTGGTAAATTTGAACAAATCTTTAAGAAGATTCATACCATAAGAATCAAACCTCTAGTTCAGCAGCAGCGAGTGCATAATCCTATAGCGTTCCTGAACAGTAGCACAATTCTGGCAAAGGTGCTCTAACACATGCTTACACCTCTCCCCCCCTCTCCCAAACCACTACCACACACACACAGCAAGACAGCCATCTCCTCTGGGATGCTGAATTCTCAGAGTTCAGAGAGTTTGTACAAGTCAAAGCCTACTATAACAATCAAGGCTTCGGTTTATCAGGACCAAGTCCAAGTCTCAAAATCTCCATGAGCCAGATCTCAGAGTTGAAGACGAACAAGAGTGTCTTAAAGATTCTTTTTACGCTGTTTAACTATATCAAAGTGCCTATCACATGAAATAACATGAACTACGAGGCTATTTAAAATGATTCACAGTGATAGTCCTTTACAACTCCTTTTTACCAGTGCTTCCATTCATATTTTCCCACAACCACAACATCTTGATAGTTAGTTACTCTTTAATCAGCCAAAACAATGTCCCACAACCAAATTGGCTCTGCATCATGAAGGTCACGATCTTGATACTTTAAGCTTGTATCAACGAATAGACATTATAGTAGAAGCCTAAAAGTCCATATAGACATTACCTTGAACTGCTTCACGTCACTTCAAAAGTTAAAGACGTCAAGAACTTATAACTTGAACGATAGGATTGAGCTTTTATTTGATGAGGTCAAAAGAAATTGTAAAAACATAACCTTGTACTGCTTAAAAGCAATGCTTGGGCCTTGGGGGAAAAGAAGATATCATATGGAAGGAACTTAGTGAAGCACTAGGAATCAccagaaaattattttcatcacaACAGAAGCCTAATATTTGCAAGTTTTGAATCGCCAATAAAATGGAATCCTAAATGACATGAAGGGGCTTCTACAGGCACATAGAATTAACCTTCTATTCCTAAACATATCAAACTTACAGCCCTTTTCACTTGGCTTAGCGATAATGTAAATCATAAGAAGCAAATAACCAGTTAAAACAACCAAGAATAATGTAGAAATACAACACATTCTATCTCCACATCTTAAATGTAGCCTCAGAAATAACAAGGAACAACTAAAAATGTGCATACACCAATGTGAAAAATGAACAATCAAGATCAGCTTTTTCGTGTTTTTTTATATCAGATCTACATAACGCAATTCAATTAGCATTATCCTTACTACATTGCTTATACAATTAAACTAAGAAGTATATAACAGAATAGAATTAGAGAATCTAATGGGTCACCAAAATTCACCTCAGTTAGAATGCGACCATCACAGCCCAACTCGACACTGCCTTTGTCCTCCAAGCAAGTTCCCAGAAGACTTGTTTAACGCAACTCCAACTGACAAATCCCCACAGTAAACTCTCAAATACCTCCTCCTTGCTCTCCAAGCTCCAGCTTTAAAACTAACCCTAGCTACCATCCTCACATTGAATCTAACACTTGCCTTTTCAGCCCTCTCTTTAGCCATCCCCTCAAAAGCCCATTTCTCCACATACGCCCCAGAGGCAACAAAGCTAACCTCCTGGGTAGTCTCGTTTACCCTATCCATAAAGAAAGGTGGAACCGTAGTATCAGCAATTGAGAGTGAATCATAGAAAATCGCAGCAGCAATTTCGTCGTAGTACAGAGTAAGCTTCTTGTTTGGATTCCTGGCAGTAAATCTGAGATCCCAGTCAGCAGTTATGAGGGAATTCGACAGATTTAGGTTGGATACATTGAGCGAGTCGACTTGGAACTCAGGGATGCGTGGAAGAATAACAATCCAGATGACAAAGAGAATTGTTCCGGTGATGATCGTAGAAGCAACAAGTATAGCTATCACTCGTCGAAGAAAGGTATTACGCTGGGCCGCGTAAGGGTCTGGGTAGGGGTAGTTGTTGTAATACGGTGGTGCAGCGTAAGGGTAGGCGGTGGCCGGAGGTTGAGGTTGAGAGGAGGGGTAGCCATTGTGGTTAGGAGGAGGAGGAGCAGCGGCGGCGGCGGGGTAACCGGTGACGGGTCGATTCGGGTCAGCCATGGGAGAGGATATGGAGCATCTGCAGTAGTGGGAGAGTGGAGTGGAAAGCGAAGGAAAAGTCGGTGACGAATCTATGAGACGACGAAAGGAGAAAAGGACTTTGTGGTCATTGTTAATTCAACAGCTAGAAAGGAGTGTAGGATAGAGtaacatttaataattttgtattatcATGTAATCTATGTGCCTAGTATTAAATTTTACACAAATGGTACTCCCTCCGTCAACTTTTATTTATCGggttatattttttgaaagttaatttgattaagttttaaaattaaattagattacattaattttatattttaaataaaaaaaattaaatattcaaaaattatgtgaaaagtattataaattgcaaatttttgcatatcaatatgataaaaaatacatcttaaaatgttagttaaaGTTCTTagaatttgactctaaaaataaaaattacgaTAAATAATAGTGAATGGAGTAAAAGATAATTCTACCATGATCACGACAAACAATagtggacggagggagtaaaaaataattctaccatagtgattattatataataattattagtaaaataatGCTAAATTACCATAAAATTTAACTATAATTTGATCAGAAATTTAAAgagtttgtaatatttttttaatttaaaaataaattgaatacatAATATGTCAAAACTCTTGGTACtagaaaattcaaattttcagcAAAAACTAATTGAACTAGTCAataatacccaaaaaaaaaattgaaaatctagAGGCTAAGAAAAACTAATTGAACTAgtcaataatacaaaaaaaaaaaaaattgaaaatctagAGGATGCATCTTATATTGCTCAGacacttcaaaaatattaaggAGTGAGTATCAAACTGGtcaaaaatagtatatttttaaaaaattcaacacaAATACACGTTAAAAGCGGAGAATTCATGCAAATTTGCATCAATATAACAGCTGTTGTGCGCAATTTCCTCCGTAACCAGACATAATCCCATTAGTCATATTAAAATGAAGCCTCAAATCATTGCAATCTACCACTAGAATTGCACTCTTTCTAAACCTTAATTTAGTGTCAACACAAAATCTTGATtgcaacaaaaaatcaaaagccACCTCTTTATATCCTTCaaattcttcttcaatttctttgCTTAGCCATCCATCATGATCATAACTACTTAACCTTATTGTCACCAACATTATTTTCTCtgcaacagactgtggccatcagccgaaagagccaccggagccacaggaacgctttctgaaactgggtgggcagacgaacttgtgccaggaagaacgtacagaccatgctcacaggggccctgaaaaatcaccctcttggtagtattgtctaggatatGAAAATCATTAGANNNNNNNNNNNNNNNNNNNNNNNNNNNNNNNNNNNNNNNNNNNNNNNNNNNNNNNNNNNNNNNNNNNNNNNNNNNNNNNNNNNNNNNNNNNNNNNNNNNNNNNNNNNNNNNNNNNNNNNNNNNNNNNNNNNNNNNNNNNNNNNNNNNNNNNNNNNNNNNNNNNNNNNNNNNNNNNNNNNNNNNNNNNNNNNNNNNNNNNNNNNNNNNNNNNNNNNNNNNNNNNNNNNNNNNNNNNNNNNNNNNNNNNNNNNNNNNNNNNNNNNNNNNNNNNNNNNNNNNNNNNNNNNNNNNNNNNNNNNNNNNNNNNNNNNNNNNNNNNNNNNNNNNNNNNNNNNNNNNNNNNNNNNNNNNNNNNNNNNNNNNNNNNNNNNNNNNNNNNNNNNNNNNNNNNNNNNNNNNNNNNNNNNNNNNNNNNNNNNNNNNNNNNNNNNNNNNNNNNNNNNNNNNNNNNNNNNNNNNNNNNNNNNNNNNNNNNNNNNNNNNNNNNNNNNNNNNNNNNNNNNNNNNNNNNNNNNNNNNNNNNNNNNNNNNNNNNNNNNNNNNNNNNNNNNNNNNNNNNNNNNNNNNNNNNNNNNNNNNNNNNNNNNNNNNNNNNNNNNNNNNNNNNNNNNNNNNNNNNNNNNNNNNNNNNNNNNNNNNNNNNNNNNNNNNNNNNNNNNNNNNNNNNNNNNNNNNNNNNNNNNNNNNNNNNNNNNNNNNNNNNNNNNNNNNNNNNNNNNNNNNNNNNNNNNNNNNNNNNNNNNNNNNNNNNNNNNNNNNNNNNNNNNNNNNNNNNNNNNNNNNNNNNNNNNNNNNNNNNNNNNNNNNNNNNNNNNNNNNNNNNNNNNNNNNNNNNNNNNNNNNNNNNNNNNNNNNNNNNNNNNNNNNNNNNNNNNNNNNNNNNNNNNNNNNNNNNNNNNNNNNNNNNNNNNNNNNNNNNNNNNNNNNNNNNNNNNNNNNNNNNNNNNNNNNNNNNNNNNNNNNNNNNNNNNNNNNNNNNNNNNNNNNNNNNNNNNNNNNNNNNNNNNNNNNNNNNNNNNNNNNNNNNNNNNNNNNNNNNNNNNNNNNNNNNNNNNNNNNNNNNNNNNNNNNNNNNNNNNNNNNNNNNNNNNNNNNNNNNNNNNNNNNNNNNNNNNNNNNNNNNNNNNNNNNNNNNNNNNNNNNNNNNNNNNNNNNNNNNNNNNNNNNNNNNNNNNNNNNNNNNNNNNNNNNNNNNNNNNNNNNNNNNNNNNNNNNNNNNNNNNNNNNNNNNNNNNNNNNNNNNNNNNNNNNNNNNNNNNNNNNNNNNNNNNNNNNNNNNNNNNNNNNNNNNNNNNNNNNNNNNNNNNNNNNNNNNNNNNNNNNNNNNNNNNNNNNNNNNNNNNNNNNNNNNNNNNNNNNNNNNNNNNNNNNNNNNNNNNNNNNNNNNNNNNNtcgggaatcagggcatgaagatgcctgagaaggagtttaactccagaaggaagtgaatcgagaggatccacctcggttgtcatggctgccgccgcccaagagaagagacggaacgatcggtgccctaaagagagaaaaaaaaaactagagaaaagaagatctaggttttctggctcttgataccatgaaggaatattgattgtattgaagtgttaacctaataagggaatacatgggagatatatataggagatataggaaggagtactaatcctaatagaactaggattaaggagtactaatcctaataggactaggattagtacacagtaaatactaatattatttaatactatttatttaatactatctgttgtTATTAGTCACCAACATTATTTTCTCAATTGAATTTTGAATAGTTGGATCCAATAATTTAGTCACCGAAAAAAAATCATCCATGTGATAAATCCAAGCTAGAATTTCTTCATACACAAAAATAATTGTACCCTCATTAGGGTtcttgatggaaagagttatATTCCAATCTATAATATGTTTTGAGTCatgatgataattaattaatgaagagAAAGATATTGAATTTACGTGAAATTGAGGTTCTtcgattatatttttttttggaattttgtgAAAATAAGGATGATGAGAAAGAGGGATATTAAGGTAAAAACTCcaatatatctaaataaatcTAGCCATGGATAATATCGTTTTCGGATTTTCTTAAACATTGTAGTTATGATGGAAGAAAAGCATGAAGAAAATTAGATTTAGGATACTATGATTAACCCTAATTGTAGTACTATCAAACATGATTTATTTATaacttatttcattatttaataaacaattaaatacAGGAtcaaataatttactaaatatttgatcaaaatattattatcctTTTTATCTCATGAATCAACAGCCTAGAGTAGTATATTCGTATTGCTAAAACGTACATTATATGCTTAATACAcagaaaatttcttaaatttgtattaaagtTTAGTTCAAACACTTGAACTATTATATATTCGTAATGTCAAAACTTACATTGTGTGCTTAATACATCGAcaaccttttctttttaatactCAAACTGTGActtatttcaattattattagtCATGAAATGACACAATATTATAAATGGCTTATTTAAATTAGTCATGGAATGACATAATATTATAAAGTGTTCctgtttaatatttttgaattcaaactttaaataaaaaatttgatgcATGGTTTCTGTTAAGGATGATGTAAAGCTCGAAAAAGTAGACTCATTTTGTGATGAGTGAAATGATTTATTAGCTGTTATATTGCAGAAGAGGGGTGTCAAGCATCAACTAAGGGTCTGTACTCTGTCTATGTGGTTAATAACGGGCCGTTAGTTAATTAGATGTTGGTATccctagcaaaaactaaaacaggAAAAAGAATATGACtgctaaaaaattaaaaaccatACTCCTCTCTATATGAGTTTAAAGTTTCGTTCTTGAAATACAATaaacagaaaagaaaaatagcAAGCAAACAACACTGTATGTATGTGTTTATCTTCTAGTCTTATGAATACCTCTTTATATAGGTTTGAATTAGGGTATAGAAATATTTTGGTTCGAACAATTTTGACCTCTGGGCTTGAAGAACATGAGTTGAATTCATCTTGTCAACTTAATGGGCTTGAAATTCATATATAACTTCGACttgatttaaattatataattttgactttaatattaatatgattttattaataGTAATTTAACTTTGTCAATGTATCATGAATTTAAGATTTAATCCAAATTTAATATGAAGTTATCAATAAAGGAGTATTCGTTGCGAGTGCGCAACGaacttatattattttctttttaacattctaactttatttatcattatcaatataataatatatttagtgtaaatcaaaaatgaaatttgaatctATCCAAATTGTACttatacattataaatatagaatgttttattttagatgaatcctcaacttaatacaaaagaatattgtaaaataaaatacaaaaataaaaggcaacaataataatgtataaacatGCAATATGGGAGTAGTAATTATCTGTGTTTGACTTGTTTAGATTTCATCAGAATTCAGAGCAGAGCCACCAAAAGTAACTGCATGCAGCAGAGGCATCTAAAAATACACCACTTATAATTGATAACCACTTTGATTTGATACTAATATAACCATCCAACACATTAGAAATTTTCTCAATGGTATCTCAAAAATAGGTaacttaatgcataaaatattttataaaataatcgCATTTGAAGAGGTATTAAATATACAAGTTTATTTTAATGACTGCTCCGCAATTCAAATTCTTGATCGATCACATTgagataattaattttaccGCTTCTAAGATTCCTCTTCAAAAGTTGGACGAACTACTTCTTAGGATTAAAATAACAAAGCGATAACAATTGCAAACCTCGAAGGccaataaatattaaatcaggctataacaattttttttatataatatgatagatTCAccaatttttcatattcaatttttaataatatgttttttaatcATGAGAAGTATTTATATGTTTAATATTAGGAAAATGTATCATAATTTTATGCTTATCGAGTTAAACAAGATGCAAAAAATGGGCAGAGTACGTTAGAAATTGCAGCATTTATAGCGTCACTAGATCTTCTGCTGTCAAAAAAAATTGCAGCTGTATTGGGCTCTGTACTATCCTTAATATTGCCAGTGAGAAAGGAAGATGCGCACTTGTCCTGATTCCTGTCGCTATCCTTAAAGGTCGATACACGggataagaataaaatttgaaattaattttatattaaattgaattaCTATGCTATTTTAAAGATTATCTTATATGATCATTTGTATTATATCTCATTCTACGTACCAAACAAACCTGGCGAGAAAATCAACTGGAAGAAACCCAATACTTCAAATCACAAGTGACAGAGTAATTAAGCATAACAGAAAGTGGGAGTTGGATCTGTAGTAGATTCTATATACTCTCTGCTCCAAATCTTGCTGctatcaatattttctttacgTTCTCAAATGGCTGCTCTGTTTAATCATGATTTACTAGTAATTTAATAAGTTACTATCTCCGtttctttttgattttgtgAAACACCACTTACTTTTGTAAAGCTAAAAACGTGTATACCTACTTGGAATGCGCACTATATAAATTGCTCATTATTCCTACATTTTACTTCATTGAGTTTTTTAGTATTATTTCTTCTATATATCGGTACTGTAATTTGGAGTTAAAACAAAAATCCAAATGTCTCTTCTCTTTACTAACAAATACTCCTATCCCTGTTTTATGTTAATGGCGATGATCCTCTGCATCTTTCTCTTCACAATGCAAGCACAATCCTCTGGTATCTCTTTCGAtctctattttattaatttttataaagaaattcGATTAAGAAAAAACAATACTTGTCTTACTATGCTTGTTTCTTTAATCTACTCTGTTCTTGTCCTGGCAGATCAATACTCACATGGAAAATCCGCAATGCTGCGTGATCACTTAATTCACAACAGAAAGGTCGTTAATTTgtagtaattaattaagattgtcgtattaattttattttattacgtACTAATATATCTTAATTTAAATGTACAGATTaccaaaaatggaaaaagaataAGCCAGGATGCAGGGGAACTAAGAGAAGCACCTATGAGTCCAGACCCTTTGCATCATCATGGAGGTCTCCCTAGGAATATAATGCCATAGCTAATTAATTAGCTACCTATATTATATTAATCGGCTTGTTTAATTACTCTTGTTATAATACTActattaattatgataaatatattagaCATGGTTATAGTACTACTTTTGAGTTATAGTATTagtactaattaataattttgtactaagttttattaaatcaaattcaccacttcttcaaattctaaagTCTGATACATGAATCAAAGACACTAgatacacatttttttaaaaaaatagatacatAAAGGAGAGAGGTATGCAAGAGAGTCGGTGTATCTCAAATTATTTAGTCAAGCTACTAAATAATTGCATGTAGTAGTAGTAGTGtgtatacaaaattaatactCATATTAGACTAGTTATAATAAAGAGAAATCAAACCTTTTTttgcataattatttttagcatCAATCTCCTAAAATTCAAGCATATGGTCCACAAACAAGACTCTCAAGATTGTCATGTAAATAACTCATACAGCAAATTGGACCAAcctattataaatataacttttacaAACAACATTCAAAACAAATGACCGTGTaagcaaaataaaattgaaaagttttTGTTTCTCTGTATCTGGACGACACCAATTTGATCTCTTGATCAATCATTCATGACAACTCGGTATCTGTATATATAGACTGAACGCAACGCTTCCATAGATTATTTTCACGAGCCAAAAGCAAATTTCATGTCGAAAATGCTAGCAAAACTAATAGTAAGGAAGCAATGGACTTTGGCTAGCCAGAACTGACTTCACCTATCGAGCATCGTTGGATGTAAAAGAATCAGCAAATCCATTTGGCTTAGCAGGAATACTTCCTCTGCTATCTTGACTAGTATTGGTGAAGTCTCCAGTCTCTTCATCTTGCCAGTCCTTCAACATTTCTGGCAGAGGTAGACTGTAGTCGATTCCTGAATATTCATCCGACTCTTGTACAGGTTTCCAAGACTCAACTAGTTGGCCAAGCACATTCACAACGTGTGACATGTCAGGCCTGTGATTGGGATCTCTCGCAGTGCAATGTCCAGCTAATTCAGCCATAGTGCAAATGCTCTTGTGGATATCTTCCTTCACGTCAAGAGCTGGATCAACGGAAGCAAGGAGGTTTTCTTTATTCGATTTTATCTGCCAGAACCACTCAACTAGATATCGAGTTTCCTCAGACCGATGCTCATCTAGGGCAGTTAGTCCAGTCACAAGTTCCATCAACACCACCCCAAAGCTGAAGACATCTATTttagttgtgacttttccggTCACTGGAGAGGTAAAAATGTGAGTTAGGATATATATATGAAAGGTGACTGACTAGGTAAGTCGTTCAACAAGACAGTGAACTAAAATATACGGGTAACATAAAGATTAAGCAAGCAATAGTTTCTACACCAAAATTAACAGGTATTACATGCTTGTTGAACAGCTTTACGCAAACATATTTCAGT
Proteins encoded in this window:
- the LOC107021332 gene encoding NDR1/HIN1-like protein 10, with amino-acid sequence MADPNRPVTGYPAAAAAPPPPNHNGYPSSQPQPPATAYPYAAPPYYNNYPYPDPYAAQRNTFLRRVIAILVASTIITGTILFVIWIVILPRIPEFQVDSLNVSNLNLSNSLITADWDLRFTARNPNKKLTLYYDEIAAAIFYDSLSIADTTVPPFFMDRVNETTQEVSFVASGAYVEKWAFEGMAKERAEKASVRFNVRMVARVSFKAGAWRARRRYLRVYCGDLSVGVALNKSSGNLLGGQRQCRVGL